In Leucobacter insecticola, one DNA window encodes the following:
- a CDS encoding Hsp20/alpha crystallin family protein, which produces MARNYDPFRELDHLMGQMLSPERAGAQMPMDLYRSGDHYVLSLDVPGVNPDSIDVNVEDRTLTIRAERALPDGEDIQWLAKERPTGTYARQLTVGRGLALESINAAYTDGVLTLTIPVAEEAKPRRIEVSHGGRTPVEITADA; this is translated from the coding sequence ATGGCACGCAACTACGATCCTTTCCGTGAACTTGACCACCTGATGGGCCAAATGCTCAGCCCTGAGCGAGCTGGCGCCCAGATGCCGATGGACCTCTACCGCTCGGGTGACCACTACGTACTGAGCTTGGATGTTCCTGGCGTCAACCCTGATTCGATCGACGTCAATGTCGAAGACCGTACGCTGACGATCCGTGCCGAGCGCGCGCTGCCCGACGGCGAAGACATTCAGTGGCTCGCCAAGGAGCGCCCGACCGGAACCTACGCCCGTCAACTGACGGTGGGCCGAGGACTCGCCCTTGAGTCAATCAATGCGGCCTACACCGACGGCGTCCTCACGCTAACAATTCCGGTCGCAGAAGAAGCCAAGCCACGTCGCATCGAGGTTTCCCACGGAGGACGGACACCCGTCGAGATCACCGCTGACGCATAG
- a CDS encoding ATP-binding cassette domain-containing protein has protein sequence MDPLATVLRRIGPPPIIHIPHPIALDRPAKAASPSIPIGPPPRLPVQEDGLRVCDVDATVANKKRLLHGVSVSAWNGTLTAVVGPSGAGKSTFVRTISGLMEPSRGTVTLSGINVHRYYDQVKTLLGMVPQEDVIHSQLTLVRALRYAAKLRLSTEMNARQREARVQQVLAELDLAPHQRTRVARLSGGQRKRASIALELLTEPKFLVLDEPTSGLDPALDRRLMEQFRALADGGRTVLAVTHSVACLDICDQVVVLAPGGEIAFIGNEPEAWRYFGTEDWSEIFEQLKINPRESAGHWQQSLEAFLLATEPITERPPKPHEAPTKIPRVRQFFTLVQRQLALMLADRGYTLFLLALPFVVGLLPIVVPGNSGLTQVTQAKYSQEPQMILTLLTIGSIFMGISMTIRELIGERHIYRRERAMGLSTSAYLAAKILVFGALGAAGAVIIVMIATTVKQGPSGDGVLGLGAYLELGIAVTATVWGGVFLGLLLSSLVTSQNQVMPVLVVVLMLQMVLNGGLIPLVDNAALNWVASGMPARWSFSLGAISIDLHHLLELADESERMALQGSGVDPDPAWNPSLLRWGFSAAILTVMAALMSCATWVFARSR, from the coding sequence GTGGATCCCCTCGCAACCGTGCTGCGGCGAATCGGCCCGCCGCCCATCATCCATATCCCCCACCCCATCGCCCTAGACAGGCCCGCCAAGGCTGCCTCACCATCGATCCCGATTGGGCCTCCACCGCGACTCCCCGTTCAGGAAGATGGCTTACGGGTGTGCGATGTTGATGCGACCGTGGCGAACAAAAAGAGACTTCTGCATGGCGTCTCGGTATCCGCATGGAACGGCACGCTCACGGCTGTTGTTGGGCCTTCTGGAGCAGGAAAATCGACCTTCGTTCGCACAATCTCTGGGCTTATGGAGCCAAGTCGCGGCACAGTCACCCTCTCCGGTATCAACGTTCATCGTTATTACGACCAAGTGAAGACGCTGCTGGGGATGGTGCCGCAGGAAGATGTCATTCATTCCCAGCTCACCCTCGTGCGCGCTTTGCGCTACGCCGCAAAACTTCGACTGAGCACCGAGATGAACGCGCGACAACGCGAGGCCCGAGTGCAGCAAGTCTTGGCGGAGCTTGATCTCGCACCACATCAAAGGACTCGAGTTGCTCGGCTTTCTGGCGGGCAACGCAAAAGAGCCTCGATCGCACTGGAGCTACTTACCGAGCCGAAGTTCCTGGTGCTCGACGAGCCAACTTCTGGGCTTGATCCAGCGCTCGACAGGAGACTGATGGAGCAGTTTCGTGCGCTCGCTGACGGGGGACGCACCGTTCTCGCTGTGACACACTCCGTCGCGTGCCTTGATATCTGCGACCAAGTAGTTGTGCTGGCCCCGGGCGGTGAAATCGCCTTTATTGGGAACGAACCCGAAGCGTGGCGCTATTTCGGCACAGAAGACTGGTCCGAGATTTTTGAGCAGCTCAAGATCAATCCACGCGAATCAGCTGGGCACTGGCAACAGTCTCTGGAGGCGTTCCTTCTTGCGACCGAGCCAATCACTGAACGCCCACCAAAGCCACACGAAGCGCCTACAAAGATTCCCCGCGTCCGACAGTTCTTTACGCTGGTGCAGCGACAGCTGGCGCTGATGCTCGCTGATCGCGGGTACACGCTGTTTCTGCTCGCGCTTCCGTTTGTGGTGGGGCTATTGCCAATCGTCGTGCCGGGTAATTCTGGCCTCACGCAGGTGACACAAGCCAAGTACTCGCAAGAACCGCAGATGATTCTCACCCTCCTCACTATCGGGTCAATCTTCATGGGAATATCCATGACCATTCGCGAGCTCATCGGGGAACGTCACATCTACCGCCGGGAGCGAGCGATGGGTCTCAGCACTTCGGCGTATCTCGCAGCCAAGATTCTCGTTTTTGGCGCGTTGGGCGCCGCGGGTGCGGTGATCATTGTCATGATTGCAACGACGGTAAAACAAGGCCCGAGCGGCGACGGCGTGCTCGGGCTAGGTGCATACCTTGAGCTGGGTATTGCAGTCACCGCCACGGTCTGGGGTGGCGTCTTTCTCGGGCTCCTCCTTTCTTCCCTCGTGACTTCGCAGAACCAGGTGATGCCAGTTCTGGTCGTCGTGTTGATGCTGCAGATGGTCCTGAATGGGGGCCTGATTCCACTTGTTGACAACGCAGCGCTGAACTGGGTCGCGAGTGGGATGCCGGCGCGTTGGTCATTTTCGCTGGGCGCGATCAGCATAGATCTGCATCATTTGCTCGAGCTCGCCGATGAGTCTGAGCGGATGGCATTACAAGGGTCCGGTGTCGATCCTGACCCCGCGTGGAATCCGAGTCTGCTGCGTTGGGGATTTTCAGCTGCGATTCTGACGGTGATGGCGGCCCTGATGAGCTGCGCGACCTGGGTCTTCGCTCGATCACGGTAG
- a CDS encoding FHA domain-containing protein, producing MLASDRLEASLTPIQLREILVSQPHRRVEVAVHPEIDEALRQWLWENGDDALRRAVYAQYLQQRERLLKSGDPLPAAAVRYDAEVTHLSALATTPQTTPPTQKNTSEAVRVPSSRETRKPPRLALPDGTTVDIISERVVIGRRPADLNSPGAQLVKLEDPTKHLSSSHALLVRAHDGWRITDLHSGNGTLLASGENFFPAHPGIEYLLPHRFLLAGHPIQFFEA from the coding sequence ATGCTTGCTTCCGACCGACTCGAAGCTTCATTGACACCGATCCAGCTCCGCGAGATTCTGGTCTCTCAGCCACATCGACGAGTTGAGGTCGCGGTCCATCCAGAGATTGATGAGGCGTTGCGCCAGTGGCTCTGGGAGAACGGTGACGATGCGCTTCGGCGTGCCGTATATGCGCAGTATCTCCAGCAGCGTGAGCGGCTCCTAAAGTCCGGGGATCCGCTGCCCGCGGCCGCGGTCAGATACGACGCCGAAGTCACGCACCTCTCCGCGTTAGCGACGACACCACAAACAACTCCGCCGACACAGAAGAATACCTCGGAGGCCGTTCGCGTTCCGTCATCCAGAGAAACGAGGAAGCCACCGCGACTAGCACTCCCCGACGGAACAACCGTCGATATCATCTCGGAGCGCGTGGTCATTGGGCGCAGGCCCGCGGATCTCAACTCTCCCGGCGCGCAACTGGTGAAGCTTGAGGATCCCACCAAACACCTTTCGTCCTCTCATGCGCTCCTTGTGCGGGCGCACGACGGCTGGCGGATCACTGACCTTCATTCTGGCAACGGGACCCTGCTTGCTTCTGGCGAGAACTTCTTTCCTGCTCATCCCGGGATCGAGTATCTCCTACCACATCGGTTCCTACTTGCAGGGCACCCCATACAGTTCTTTGAAGCCTGA
- a CDS encoding IS630 family transposase, with protein MLERVAKSKIGSHRAVQRATVLLRAANGTSHARISREVGVNTNTVRDWRSRFLEDGLNGIETIRQGRGRKPVISDEKIQEIVELTEHSKPENATHWSVRSMAARVGVSPTQMQRIWAARGLKPHLVKTFKVSTDPKFEEKLIDVCGLYLSPPENAIVLCVDEKTSIQALDRPQPSLPLTKGRASTCTHDYKRNGTTTLFAALEVATGKVIGSCVPKHRHDEFLAFLNTIEKEVPAGLEVHLIVDNYATHKHANVQKWLEKHPRFLFHFTPMSSSWLNLIERWFRDLSERTLRRGVFRSAPDLVEKIEDYIRHNNEHPKPFVWTPTADSILAKVARGGVALNKQNKTETHY; from the coding sequence ATTCTTGAACGGGTCGCAAAGTCAAAGATTGGCTCTCATCGCGCGGTACAACGCGCTACCGTGCTGTTGCGAGCTGCTAACGGCACCTCTCATGCCCGCATCTCTCGCGAGGTAGGAGTAAACACGAACACGGTACGGGACTGGCGGTCCCGTTTCCTTGAAGACGGCCTGAACGGAATCGAAACCATCCGCCAGGGGCGCGGACGCAAGCCCGTGATCTCGGACGAGAAGATCCAAGAAATCGTTGAACTGACCGAGCATTCTAAGCCGGAGAACGCGACGCACTGGTCAGTCCGATCGATGGCAGCACGCGTTGGGGTGTCTCCCACTCAAATGCAACGCATCTGGGCTGCTCGCGGACTGAAACCGCACCTGGTGAAAACATTCAAGGTATCCACGGACCCCAAATTTGAGGAGAAACTCATCGACGTGTGCGGCTTGTATCTCAGCCCACCCGAGAACGCGATCGTGCTGTGTGTTGACGAGAAGACCTCGATCCAGGCGTTGGATCGGCCACAGCCCTCACTGCCACTCACCAAGGGGCGTGCCAGCACCTGTACGCACGACTACAAACGCAACGGCACGACCACTCTCTTTGCAGCGCTCGAAGTCGCTACTGGAAAGGTGATCGGTTCGTGTGTGCCGAAGCATCGACACGACGAGTTCCTGGCGTTTTTGAACACCATCGAAAAGGAAGTGCCAGCTGGTCTCGAAGTGCATCTGATTGTTGACAACTATGCCACTCACAAGCACGCGAACGTTCAGAAGTGGCTCGAGAAGCATCCGCGATTCCTTTTCCACTTCACGCCCATGTCGTCATCGTGGCTGAACCTGATCGAGCGCTGGTTTCGCGATCTGAGCGAACGGACGCTACGCCGGGGAGTGTTTCGCTCAGCACCGGACCTTGTCGAGAAAATCGAGGACTACATTCGCCATAACAATGAACACCCGAAGCCGTTCGTCTGGACCCCGACCGCTGATTCAATCCTCGCGAAAGTCGCGCGAGGCGGGGTCGCCCTCAACAAGCAAAACAAAACTGAGACACACTACTAG